A part of Aegilops tauschii subsp. strangulata cultivar AL8/78 chromosome 2, Aet v6.0, whole genome shotgun sequence genomic DNA contains:
- the LOC109785130 gene encoding putative disease resistance RPP13-like protein 1, with the protein MAASAVGGWVASAFITKLVEKVCTYAGDQYEYQRKDTKEKLSTLEKNLSSIQTAIHIAERVQAKNIAMGSWLRRIKDAACQAEDVLDLFDYRVLQAQAEDRGMISSVASAAAGSSSSSSSTVTTASTTTSSSSSSTVNQSVRLLKRFLFSDEDIDDLISVVNKFVEIDSEMQRFLEFVKIEDSKPEQAVQWRTTSSMPSSEKFFGRVNEENNLKKLLVQINEQSSQPYDVISIVGIGGVGKTALVQRVYNHFHDTHHFDLTVWLHVSDKFDVGRLTKEMTESDNLSSSLDQAQRILRDRLNGKKALIVLDDVWNVLRSQLENLFKPLKFASQGSKVIVTTRSKNVASMNASTEIMELHGLEDEDYWDFFSQCAFGDANPSDFPQLKRIGQEVVSKLAGSPLAAMTVGSSLKAVLKEEHWSSICGKKLCQIEQKEDDIISVLRPSYEHLPDHLKQCFVYFALFPKKYHLRGDELIQMWRAHGFLDTQTPDETARRYINDLLQLLFIEKVPNQEDHYVVHDLLHDFAESVSNGEHFRIEDDFNVCIPRNVRHLYVSASNILKVYMSLEELKKNLRSLIISKAQEGASCERVSSSNFNHILEHILKELRSLRVLVLCNPDGMLPDSLDHLVHLRYLNIHESRNFINVPKSLFKLYHLQGLSLQTQDRIMKKELQEGLSRLTQLRYLKAPKKIISSIELIGRPRSLKRTRGEQSEE; encoded by the coding sequence ATGGCTGCTTCAGCAGTAGGAGGATGGGTAGCCTCAGCTTTCATCACCAAGCTAGTTGAGAAGGTGTGCACCTATGCTGGAGACCAGTATGAATACCAACGGAAAGATACAAAGGAGAAACTAAGTACCCTAGAGAAGAATCTATCGTCGATCCAAACAGCGATACATATAGCTGAGAGAGTGCAGGCAAAGAACATAGCCATGGGAAGTTGGCTAAGGAGAATCAAAGATGCTGCCTGTCAAGCTGAGGATGTTCTCGATTTGTTTGACTATCGAGTTCTCCAAGCACAAGCTGAAGACAGGGGCATGATTAGCTCAGTTGCTTCAGCTGCAGCTGGCtcatcttcttcatcctcaagCACCGTCACCACTGCCTCTACCACCACTAGCAGTAGCAGCAGCTCGACAGTAAATCAGTCGGTTCGTCTTCTCAAACGCTTTCTATTCTCTGATGAAGATATAGATGACTTGATTTCTGTAGTCAATAAGTTTGTTGAGATTGATAGTGAGATGCAAAGATTTCTGGAGTTTGTCAAGATAGAGGACAGCAAACCGGAACAGGCAGTTCAGTGGCGCACAACAAGCTCTATGCCAAGCTCAGAGAAGTTTTTCGGTCGAGTTAATGAAGAAAACAATCTGAAGAAATTACTTGTTCAGATCAATGAACAATCCAGTCAGCCATATGATGTTATATCAATTGTTGGTATTGGTGGTGTTGGTAAGACAGCGCTAGTACAGAGAGTGTATAACCACTTTCATGACACACATCACTTTGATCTCACAGTATGGCTCCATGTCTCAGATAAATTTGATGTTGGCCGTCTAACAAAAGAGATGACAGAGTCAGATAATCTCAGCAGTAGTTTAGATCAAGCTCAGAGGATACTTCGGGATAGGCTGAATGGGAAAAAGGCTTTGATAGTCCTTGACGATGTATGGAATGTATTGAGGAGCCAATTGGAGAACCTGTTCAAACCCCTGAAGTTTGCTAGCCAGGGCAGCAAAGTAATAGTTACAACTCGAAGTAAAAATGTTGCAAGTATGAATGCATCAACAGAGATCATGGAGTTACATGGCTTAGAAGATGAAGACTACTGGGATTTCTTTTCACAATGTGCATTCGGTGATGCAAATCCTTCTGATTTTCCACAACTGAAAAGAATTGGCCAAGAAGTGGTGAGCAAGTTGGCCGGATCACCTTTAGCTGCAATGACAGTTGGGAGTTCATTGAAAGCGGTGCTAAAAGAAGAACATTGGAGTTCTATCTGTGGAAAGAAATTGTGTCAAATAGAGCAAAAGGAAGATGATATCATATCAGTATTGCGACCGAGTTATGAGCATCTTCCTGACCATTTGAAGCAATGCTTTGTTTACTTTGCATTGTTTCCTAAGAAATACCACCTTCGAGGAGATGAGCTAATACAGATGTGGAGAGCTCACGGTTTCCTTGACACGCAAACACCAGATGAAACTGCACGTCGTTACATCAATGATCTCTTGCAGCTTTTATTCATTGAGAAGGTACCCAACCAAGAGGACCACTATGTAGTTCACGACTTGCTACATGATTTTGCAGAGTCGGTGTCCAATGGAGAACACTTCCGAATAGAAGATGACTTCAATGTATGTATTCCAAGAAATGTTCGCCACCTATATGTCAGTGCAAGCAATATCTTAAAGGTGTACATGAGTTTGGAAGAATTAAAGAAAAATCTGAGAAGCTTAATAATAAGCAAGGCACAAGAAGGTGCTTCTTGCGAAAGGGTCTCCTCGTCAAACTTTAATCATATACTTGAACATATACTCAAAGAGCTAAGAAGCTTACGCGTTTTAGTACTGTGCAATCCTGATGGTATGCTTCCAGACAGTCTTGATCATTTGGTCCATCTTAGGTATCTAAACATCCATGAAAGTAGAAACTTCATCAATGTCCCCAAGTCATTATTCAAACTCTACCATTTACAAGGGTTGAGTCTGCAAACTCAAGACAGGATCATGAAAAAGGAACTCCAAGAGGGCTTAAGTAGGTTGACCCAGTTAAGATACTTAAAGGCTCCGAAGAAAATAATTTCAAGCATAGAATTGATTGGCAGGCCGAGATCCCTCAAAAGAACTAGAGGAGAACAAAGTGAAGAGTAA
- the LOC109785129 gene encoding (E)-beta-caryophyllene synthase, producing MKDMASIKKERVRKTILAAISSSDLHMKLELVDTLERTGVAYHFGKEIQELVCGMQGDEQGFGDDLHITASRFYLLRKHGYHVSPDVFLKFKDDRGNFASNDVNSLLALYNAAYLRTRGEEVLDDAIIFTKSRLQCMLEHLEPWLAEEVRCTLETPSFRRVERVETRRYIPAYEKKSTRDEDILEFAKFDSNILQTLYCEELKAITIWWKDFKSQMDIKFARDRMVELHFWILGVVYEPQYSYSRVMLTKLLIFVSLFDDFYDNYSTTEESNIFTAAMERWGEQAAENLPENLKALYINILNTTNDIEEELKHQKNKNAELVKDLVIHVAKCYHAEVKWRDEHYVPTSVEEHLQISVRSSACMQIISFVFISLGDVTTREVLEWALTYPKIIRSVCIVGRIGNDMVSHEREQISQHVTSTVQTCTKEHGITVAKANEKLKVIIEEAWMDIVCECLHKKQPMVFLEKATDLARTMDFMYKREDAFTLPSSLKETLTSLYVNYI from the exons ATGAAGGACATGGCGAGTATCAAGAAGGAGCGGGTGAGAAAGACCATCTTGGCCGCCATATCTTCTTCTGATTTACATATGAAGCTGGAGCTTGTTGACACGCTGGAACGGACTGGTGTGGCCTATCACTTTGGCAAAGAGATCCAAGAGTTAGTATGTGGCATGCAAGGTGACGAACAAGGCTTTGGTGACGACCTCCACATAACCGCATCGCGGTTCTACTTGTTGAGGAAGCATGGGTACCACGTATCTCCTG ATGTGTTTCTAAAGTTCAAAGATGACCGAGGAAACTTTGCAAGCAATGATGTGAACTCATTGTTGGCACTGTACAATGCGGCATATCTTAGGACTCGTGGGGAAGAAGTGTTGGATGATGCTATTATTTTCACCAAGAGCCGTCTACAATGCATGCTAGAACATCTAGAACCGTGGTTGGCAGAAGAGGTCCGGTGTACACTGGAGACACCCAGTTTCAGGAGAGTTGAGAGAGTGGAAACTAGACGTTACATCCCGGCGTATGAGAAGAAGTCAACACGAGATGAAGACATATTGGAGTTTGCTAAGTTTGACTCCAACATTTTGCAAACACTCTATTGTGAGGAGTTGAAAGCTATTACTAT TTGGTGGAAAGACTTCAAATCGCAAATGGATATAAAATTTGCACGAGACAGAATGGTGGAGCTACACTTTTGGATACTTGGAGTTGTCTATGAGCCGCAATATTCCTATTCacgtgtaatgctaacaaaactGCTCATATTTGTGTCGTTATTTGATGACTTCTATGACAACTATAGCACCACAGAAGAAAGCAACATCTTCACCGCGGCCATGGAAAG GTGGGGTGAACAAGCTGCAGAGAATTTACCAGAAAACTTGAAGGCATTGTACATCAACATACTTAACACTACAAATGATATCGAGGAAGAGTTAAAGCATCAGAAAAATAAGAATGCTGAATTGGTAAAAGATTTG GTAATCCACGTGGCCAAATGCTATCACGCTGAGGTGAAATGGCGTGACGAACACTACGTACCAACTAGTGTTGAAGAGCATCTGCAAATTTCAGTGCGCAGCAGTGCTTGTATGCAAATAATAAGCTTTGTATTCATTTCGCTGGGTGATGTGACTACAAGAGAGGTGCTTGAGTGGGCTTTAACCTATCCAAAAATTATCAGATCTGTATGCATTGTTGGGCGCATTGGCAATGACATGGTGTCACATGAG CGTGAACAAATATCACAACATGTGACATCCACGGTGCAAACTTGTACAAAAGAGCACGGGATAACGGTAGCAAAAGCCAATGAGAAGCTCAAGGTGATAATTGAAGAAGCATGGATGGACATAGTCTGCGAATGCCTCCACAAAAAACAGCCAATGGTGTTTCTAGAGAAGGCAACCGATCTTGCCCGGACAATGGATTTTATGTACAAGCGTGAAGATGCGTTTACCCTCCCATCCAGTCTCAAAGAGACCTTAACTTCACTTTATGTGAATTACATATGA